Genomic DNA from Methanofollis sp. W23:
TGAACCCAGGGACACGCGAGGTGCTCGAGGAGTATACCACGATCCGGAGGAAGGACAACCCCTTCTGGGGGAAGTAGTATTTAATAATGGTATCATCCAATTTTATAGACACGTTCTGATAGTATCAGGATGAGAAGGAGTCAGAGATAATGGTCGATTTCAAGGTTGTCGTTTCAGACAAAAAGGCGGGCCGCGCCTACAATATTGAGGCCAGCGGGGCTGCTGCCTCCGGGTTTGTCGGGAAGAAGATCGGCGACGAGGTGGACGGCGCACCTCTCGGGCTTGCAGGCTACACCCTCCAGATCTCAGGCGGCTCTGACAAGACCGGGATCGCCGCCAGAAAAGACCTGCCAGGCGTTGGCCGCAGGCGGATCCTCCTCTCGGAGGGCTTCGGGTTCCATCCTGAACTCGACGGCGAGCGGCGCAGGAAGACGATCCGGGGCAGCGAGATCACCCAGGACTTCGTCCAGATCAACACGATCGTCATGGCATATGGCGCCCAGACGCTCGAGGAGATCTTCGGGAAGCCTGAGGAAGAAGCAGCCGCAGAAGAGTAAAAATACTTTTATTTTGGGTTGAAAGGGGCGGCGCGGGACGGGTGCACTCCTGAGGGGGCAGGAGTACGCCTCTTTTGTACGGCGCAAAGCCCCCCCTTCTGAACACAGGAACACAAGAGGCGACCGGAGGGTAGGTCCCCAAGGATCTCTCCAGAGTGTGCTCCTGAAGCGATTTTCAGGACTCGAACAAAACGCTTCCTTCCAGAAATTCTGAATCATGTCCTCCATCGTCCATCAGGATACTCTCGTGCGGCGAGCACCTGCCTCCAGGGTCATCCCAACACTCTCCCGCCCCCCCCTCCCAGACGAGCGCAATTGATGTGATGGAGATATCCTCCCCTTTTCGTTGTGCACCCGTGCATTCGTGCCTTCCCACACCACTGCGCCGGGGGGCGAGTGCCGCCCGCACCCCCGGGATGGCGATGGGGGCGGGAAGGCAGAACGATGGTCGTGAAGACGGGATGCGATCCCCTACCAATCTTCATCGGCGGGGGGTCAGGGGGGCGGCCAGCCCCCCGGTGGAGGGAAGGATTCTGAATTTCAGGAAGGAAAGACTCCGGTTCAAGGCGATGGTCGGGCTTCAGGAGTTGTGGGATATGCCCTCCACCAAAAAAAGTGCAGAGAAAAAAGTGTGACCATCAATCTCTCAGGAGGTCATCTTCCTCCCACCACGCTCTCCCTGATCTCGGGCAGGAGGTCATGCCACTCCACCCCGTACCGGCGGGCGAGCAGGACGGCGGCGGCACCGGCCCTGAGCGTGCCGCCGAACTCCTCGTCGATCACCTGGTTCATCTCTGCCGCCACCTCATTGGGTTCGAGACCCTGCACCCCGGCGATCCGCTCGATGAGGTCGTGACAGGGATCCGGAGCATCCAGTACTTCGGGACCGGGTTTGAACCCCAGCGGGATCGTCACCGCCGAGACCTCGAAGAGGGGGGAGACGACTCCTTCCTCCACCTTCACCAGGGCCTTTGTCTCGGCAAGGTGCAGGACGGCATTGGCCTGGTCGACATTCATCCATTTCCGATCAAGGGCAAGGAAAAATACAAACTGGTTCTGTTCCATCTCCGCCCTGTGCATCTGCTTGAATGGGGCCGCCACTGTGATCTCAAGCGTCATTCACAGGTACCCCTGAGGAGATCGCGTACGTCAAGGGCATCAAGCGACCCGGCCGTCCCTTCTTTAACGACAAAGACCTCTGACTGCGGGCCGCGGTCGACGACCCTGAGCAGAAAGACATTTTCAGAGACCGGCACTCGCCCTTCTGGACGGAGAAGAGTCTCGTGGACCGAGAACCTGAAGTCCGCCGACTCGGTCACCATGTCCTCGATCCCGGAGAGGAGATCGACCGGGAGAAAGTGGGTGTGGTCGTCGGCGATCTCAAGGATGATATGATGTTTGAAGAGGTTCCCGTCCTCCCGCCGGTTGGTATGAGTGCGGTGAAGGGCGGCAATGGCCCTGATCGCCTGCGGGAATGGGACCATAAGCGAAAAATTCAGGTCAAAACGGGTAGGGAAGCGGTAGTACACTCTGCGCATCATAGACGTATGTGCACGGGGATCTGATAACTTCTGCTGATCGTCCCGGGCGCGAAGGAGGGCGGGATGAGGTTTTCTGTGCAATGGTCCGACACCTCTATGGGGGAGGGGAGAGAGGGGAGCACACCGCCAGGGTGCGGAGGAGACGATGAAAGATGAAGAAATGGCAGGCCGTCTTCCACCTGACCGAGGCAGGGAAGGGCGAGCGGACCGTACAGAACGTGACGCACCTCATAGAAGAGTGGGGGGACGAGGTCGCCGTCGAGGTTGTGGCAAATGGCGACGGGATTAAGTCCCTGCTCATGACCGGGCCGTACGGCGATCAGGTCCGTGACCTTGCCGGTGCAGGGGTGCGTTTTGCGGTCTGTGCCAGGAGCGCACGGGCCCTGGGGTTCACGCGGGAGGACTTCCCGCGGGTCGTGGCCTTCGTGCCTTCTGGCGTCGGCGAGATCGTGCGGAGAGAGGCAGAGGGATACGCGTACATCAGGCCGTGAACGAGCGACTTCAAAGAACGCAAAGACTCTCACCAGTCTGTGGTGCGGGCATGACCTGGCCGCCTTCCCTCTCATAGGCACGCGGGGGAGACCCCGGCGTATCGTGTTGACAGGGGGGTCCGGGGGGCGGCACGCCCCCTGCTGATGAAGATAGGTGGAGGACTGGGTCCGGTCTTCACGATCATCGCTCTGCCTCTCCGCCCCATTCGCCATCCTGGAGGTCCGGGGGGCACTCGCCCCCGGCATGGCGTTACAGGAAGGCACATCGATCAGAAGGCCACCTCCACCCGCAGGACTGTCCCCGCCGTCTCGCGCCATGGGAGGTCCCACGATGAAGATGAAGACGCGAGGGAACAAAGACCTCACCGAACTTCTGTATTAAAATTGAATGATCCAACAACAGAAACTATTCATCTCGTATCTGTGAGGCGCGATCTCGCCTCATGCCAAACTCCACAAAGCCGCGAAATGAATCTCCCGGACTCACAGGTGCCAGGAGCACACCAGGAAGACAGGAAGAACAGATCTCTCCCCCCCGTTCGGTCCTGCGTGATGGAACTCAGAGGGAGAAATCCCTGTGATACATTCCAGGAACGCAGGAAAAAAAGAGTTACTCGATCAGCACGGCGTTGACCACGCCGTCCTGACCAGGGCGACTCCGGACACGGGCCCGCCCTATTTCAGTTTTGATGATCGCACCCTTGGTGAGGAGGTTCCGGCGGACGTAGTTGATATCTGCCGGATTCTCTTCCACGTCCTGGATAGCGACCTTCTTTGTTTCACCAGACGCAGGATTTGAGACGGACGCAAAGTCGACACGGAGTGCCCGGACCTTTGTCTCGCCACCGCGAACCCTGACGCTGCGGTTTCTCTTCTCCCCGATGTGGGTCTCGGCCGGAGCCCGGCCGCGCTGATAACGCCGTTTCCCGACTGCCGGGTGGTTCCTCCCACCGGTGAGGCGCCGGACGGATCTACCTTGCCACTGTATACTATCACCTCAGATTATCTTCTGTGAGACCAGAATCCCATAGAGAGTGCTATATATATTCAGGCTCTCTGTATTTATTTCTGATCAATCCAGAATGGCATCAAGGAGGGCTTCCATCCCTTCGCCAGTCTTCATGTTTGTCCGGAAGATCTGCATCTCAGGGTTGTACCGGCGGATGTCGGCCTCCATCCGGTCCATGTCGCACCCGACCAGGGGGGCGAGGTCGACCTTGTTGATCACCGCAATCGAACAACACCTGAACATCATCGGGTGCTTGTTCACGACGTCGTCGCCCTCGGTGCAGGAGACGACCACGATCCGCTTCTCGGCACCAAGAGCAAAGTCGGTGGGACAGACCATGTTGCCCACGTTCTCGATGAAGAGGATGTCGACCTTGTCAAGATCGAGGTGTTCGAGGGCATGTTCCACGAGATGGGCGTCCAGATGGCACTCGGTGCCGGTGTTGGCATTGACGGCCGGGATGCCGAGGGACACGACCCGTTTGAAGTCGTCGTCGCCATAGACGTCGCCGGCGACTGCGCCGGCATTCAAGCCCCGCGCGTTCAGGAGAGGGGCAAGACGTTCGATGAGCGAGGTCTTGCCCGACCCGATCGCACCAAGGAGGTCAAAACCCCTGACCCCATGGTCCTTGAGGTGGGCGGCATTCGCCGCGGCGAGACGGTCGTTCGCCGCATACACATCCTTCTCGATCTGGACATCAATGTGGTGCATACATTGAGTATAGAACGTGAGTCCTATATAGATTCACTATCTACCTAAACAGTCATGGAACATGTCTGCGTCCTCTATCCATGCTATTTTCATGCCGGTCTGAGGCGGGCCCAAGGGAGGCGTGTCCCGCTGGACCTTGCGGTCAGCGACCCAAGCCTTGCCGACCTCAAGACCGCCCTCAAGAAGTGCGGGTGTTCTTCCTTCAAGACCGAGGAGAAGCATCACCCGGCCTACTGGCACAGGCGCGAGGGCCGGGTCGTCGTCGAGTATGAAGGCCCCAAGCGCGAACTGGTCAGGAAGGTGGCGCGGGCCCTTGAGGTGAAGAAAAAATGAGCGGGCTGTACGACCTGCACACCCACACCACGCTCAGCGACGGGGACCTCCTCCCGATCGAACTGGTACGGCGGCTCTCGGTCCTCGGCTACGAGGTCGTCGGGATCGCCGACCATGTCGACTGCTCAAATATTCGATCGGTCGTCGAGACGACGGCCTGTCTCAGGGAGAGCGCCGCGCGCTATGGGGTCAGGCTCCTCTGCGGGGTGGAGATCACCCATGTCCCGCCCGAGGAGATCGCCGGCCTTGCCGCCCGTGCGAAAGACGAGGGCGCGGACCTGGTGGTGGTCCATGGCGAGACGACGGTCGAACCGGTGGCACCGGGGACCGATCATGCGGCCTGCGCCTGTCCTGAGGTCGATGTCCTCGGCCACCCCGGGTTTATCACGCCCGAAGATGCACACCTTGCCGCAGAGAACAGAGTCGCTCTGGAGATCACGGCGCGGGCCGGGCATAACCGGACAAATGGGTATGTGGCGATGGTCGCGAGGGAGGCGGGGTGCATGATGGTCGTGGACTCTGATGCCCATGCGCCCTCGGACTTGATGACTGCAGAGGAGAGAATGGCTGTTGCTCGCGGTGCGGGGCTTACAGAGGAGGAGTGCCGGAGATCAGCATCTATAAATATTGTTTCGGATTTACTCGGAATTTAATCACTATTTATACTTTTTCGAAACGTTTAAATACTGACGAAACCCATTTATATACATCACTCCATATCAAGCGGAGTTTTGCCGAGGTTACTCTATTGAAACTTCTGGGCACCACAGTTAAGATTTGCGGTTCTCGTCTTCTGATCATCAGATGCGACGCCGCCAGGCTCCCCCGCCTCCATGGCGACGTATTCAATAGGCGCCTCAGACCGATCGGGAGAGTTGTGGATATATTCGGCAACGTCTCCTCGCCTTATGCGGCGGTCTTCTGCCGGGGAGGCCATACTCCACGCACAGGCGAGAAACTCTATACAAAAGGTGATGGGAAATGGCAGAAATCGAGAAACTAAAGATGCTTCAGAGCGAGCGTGAGGCCCTCAAGAAGAGGGTGCGCACGCCGGTCAGGGAAAAACAGGTCAAACGTGAGGCAACAAGCGAGACGGTCTGCCCGGAGTGCGGCAGCCGTCAGCTCGTCCACGACTATGAAAGGGCCGAACTGGTCTGCAAGAACTGCGGTCTGGTCCTCGACGAAGAGTTCATCGACCGCGGGCCAGAGTGGCGGGCCTTCGACCACGATCAGCGGGTGAAGCGGTCGCGTGTCGGCGCACCGATGACCTTCACGATCCACGACAAGGGTCTCTCGACGATGATCGACTGGAGGAACCGCGACTCGTACGGTCGTGCGATCTCCTCGAAGAACCGGGCGCAGTTGTACCGTCTGCGCAAATGGCAGCGGCGGATCCGGGTCTCGAACGCCACCGAGCGGAACCTCGCCTTCGCACTCTCCGAACTGGACCGGATGGCCTCGGCCCTTGGTCTGCCACGGAACGTGCGCGAGACGGCGGCGGTCATCTACCGTGATGCGGTGGACAAGAACCTCATCAGGGGCAGGTCGATTGAAGGCGTGGCGGCGGCTGCACTCTATGCGGCGTGCCGGCAGTGCTCGGTCCCGAGGACGCTCGACGAGATCGCCGAGGTCTCCAGGGTCTCGAGGAAGGAGATCGGACGGACGTACCGGTTCATCTCCCGCGAACTGGGGCTCAAGCTCCTGCCGACCTCGCCGATCGACTATGTGCCGCGGTTCTGCTCTGGTCTCAACCTGAAGGGCGAGGTACAGAGCCGTGCAGTCGAGATCCTCAGGCAGGCCGGCGAGCGCGAACTCACGAGCGGCCGTGGGCCGACCGGGGTCGCGGCAGCGGCGATCTACATCTCGTCCATCCTCTCAGGGGAGCGGCGGACCCAGCGCGAGGTCGCCGAGGTGGCGGGCGTCACCGAGGTGACGATCCGGAACCGGTACAAGGAACTGGCAGAGAAACTGGATATCGAGATCATTCTCTGATCTTTTTTTTCTCACCTGGCGTTTGCGCGCCCTCCTGCTCGATGACTCATCTCCCACAGGGAGGGGCGCCGGCGACGAGAGATTCATCAGGAACAGATATAAAGGAACAGGGGCAACAGTACCTGGCAGGATCAGGCACTGATCCCGTGCACGGGCTCGTAGATCAGGGGAAGATCGCGTCGTTCGCAACGACGAGGCCGCGGGTTCAAATCCCGCCGGGTCCATTCCTTTTGAAGATTTTTCTGGAGAAGAGCGTGAGCGCTCTGTCAAACCGAATTTTTCGTGTCAGGGAATTGAAGACGGCAGGAGAGGCACCCCTCCACCCGGAATAAATGAGGGATTCTACAAAAC
This window encodes:
- a CDS encoding DUF2240 family protein — encoded protein: MTLEITVAAPFKQMHRAEMEQNQFVFFLALDRKWMNVDQANAVLHLAETKALVKVEEGVVSPLFEVSAVTIPLGFKPGPEVLDAPDPCHDLIERIAGVQGLEPNEVAAEMNQVIDEEFGGTLRAGAAAVLLARRYGVEWHDLLPEIRESVVGGR
- a CDS encoding 30S ribosomal protein S8e, with protein sequence MQWQGRSVRRLTGGRNHPAVGKRRYQRGRAPAETHIGEKRNRSVRVRGGETKVRALRVDFASVSNPASGETKKVAIQDVEENPADINYVRRNLLTKGAIIKTEIGRARVRSRPGQDGVVNAVLIE
- a CDS encoding DsrE family protein, whose amino-acid sequence is MKKWQAVFHLTEAGKGERTVQNVTHLIEEWGDEVAVEVVANGDGIKSLLMTGPYGDQVRDLAGAGVRFAVCARSARALGFTREDFPRVVAFVPSGVGEIVRREAEGYAYIRP
- a CDS encoding signal recognition particle subunit SRP19/SEC65 family protein; translated protein: MEHVCVLYPCYFHAGLRRAQGRRVPLDLAVSDPSLADLKTALKKCGCSSFKTEEKHHPAYWHRREGRVVVEYEGPKRELVRKVARALEVKKK
- a CDS encoding transcription initiation factor IIB; the encoded protein is MAEIEKLKMLQSEREALKKRVRTPVREKQVKREATSETVCPECGSRQLVHDYERAELVCKNCGLVLDEEFIDRGPEWRAFDHDQRVKRSRVGAPMTFTIHDKGLSTMIDWRNRDSYGRAISSKNRAQLYRLRKWQRRIRVSNATERNLAFALSELDRMASALGLPRNVRETAAVIYRDAVDKNLIRGRSIEGVAAAALYAACRQCSVPRTLDEIAEVSRVSRKEIGRTYRFISRELGLKLLPTSPIDYVPRFCSGLNLKGEVQSRAVEILRQAGERELTSGRGPTGVAAAAIYISSILSGERRTQREVAEVAGVTEVTIRNRYKELAEKLDIEIIL
- a CDS encoding 30S ribosomal protein S6e — encoded protein: MVDFKVVVSDKKAGRAYNIEASGAAASGFVGKKIGDEVDGAPLGLAGYTLQISGGSDKTGIAARKDLPGVGRRRILLSEGFGFHPELDGERRRKTIRGSEITQDFVQINTIVMAYGAQTLEEIFGKPEEEAAAEE
- the hypB gene encoding hydrogenase nickel incorporation protein HypB, which codes for MHHIDVQIEKDVYAANDRLAAANAAHLKDHGVRGFDLLGAIGSGKTSLIERLAPLLNARGLNAGAVAGDVYGDDDFKRVVSLGIPAVNANTGTECHLDAHLVEHALEHLDLDKVDILFIENVGNMVCPTDFALGAEKRIVVVSCTEGDDVVNKHPMMFRCCSIAVINKVDLAPLVGCDMDRMEADIRRYNPEMQIFRTNMKTGEGMEALLDAILD
- a CDS encoding histidinol phosphate phosphatase domain-containing protein; translation: MSGLYDLHTHTTLSDGDLLPIELVRRLSVLGYEVVGIADHVDCSNIRSVVETTACLRESAARYGVRLLCGVEITHVPPEEIAGLAARAKDEGADLVVVHGETTVEPVAPGTDHAACACPEVDVLGHPGFITPEDAHLAAENRVALEITARAGHNRTNGYVAMVAREAGCMMVVDSDAHAPSDLMTAEERMAVARGAGLTEEECRRSASINIVSDLLGI